A single region of the Halichondria panicea chromosome 10, odHalPani1.1, whole genome shotgun sequence genome encodes:
- the LOC135342207 gene encoding uncharacterized protein LOC135342207 isoform X1 gives MSRSNPLRLGLSHMEQSQRFVRPISLKPGFMNEKDVLENESELRPTTEEDSERVEEEVVEISGEGIDELAENSSTEETVTPRTVVQSTTQKKKDVLENESELRPITEEDSERVEEEVLEILGEGSDELAEHSSTEETVTPRTIQSTPQKKKVSWWKLTAIAAGSVVGGATVVVAAPLVVAGLGFTAGGIASGSIAASMMSAMAPTVAGGIVATLQSVGAAGFSAAGVAALAGAGGTVGAAATAGTVALASRRENENESSETAEDETT, from the exons ATGAGTAGATCTAACCCTCTGAGGCTGGGCCTGTCACACATGGAACAGTCCCAGAGATTTGTAAGGCCTATAAGTCTAAAACCTGGCTTTATGAATGAG aAAGATGTGTTGGAGAACGAAAGTGAACTTAGACCTACCACTGAAGAAGATTCGGAAAGAGTCGAGGAAGAAGTAGTGGAGATATCGGGGGAGGGAATTGATGAGCTAGCAGAGAATTCATCCACAGAGGAGACAGTGACACCTAGGACGGTTGTTCAATCAACCACACAGAAAAAG AAAGATGTGTTGGAGAACGAAAGTGAACTTAGACCTATCACTGAAGAGGATTCAGAAAGAGTCGAGGAAGAAGTGTTGGAGATATTGGGGGAGGGAAGTGATGAGCTAGCAGAGCATTCGTCCACGGAGGAGACAGTGACACCTAGGACGATTCAATCAACCCCACAGAAAAAG AAAGTCTCATGGTGGAAGTTGACTGCCATTGCAGCTGGCTCtgtggtgggtggagctactgttgttgttgctgcacCACTTGTAGTGGCTGGTCTCGGCTTCACAGCTGGTGGGATAGCATCTGGATCCATCGCAGCATCCATGATGTCAGCTATGGCTCCCACTGTGGCCGGAGGAATTGTGGCCACACTACAGTCTGTTGGAGCTGCTGGGTTCAGTGCTGCAGGCGTTGCGGCCTTGGCTGGTGCTGGAGGCACTGTAGGAGCAGCAGCGACTGCTGGTACAGTAGCATTGGCCAGTAGGAGGGAGAACGAGAATGAGAGTTCTGAGACTGCTGAAGATGAAACTACGTGA
- the LOC135342218 gene encoding interferon alpha-inducible protein 27-like protein 2 isoform X3: protein MSRSINPLGLSPMKQPKTPMPKELENESELRSTAEEDSERVEEEVVEESGEGSDDELAEHSATEKTAGTASPIPPKKKFKWWKVAAIGATIAAGSVVGGATFVVAAPLVVAGLGFTAGGIAAGSAAASMMSVLAPTVAGGIVATLQSVGAIGFSAAGVAALAGAGGTVGAAAATAGTVALASKKVNKSKTAKD, encoded by the exons ATGAGTAGATCTATTAACCCTCTCGGCTTGTCACCCATGAAACAGCCCAAGACGCCTATGCCTAAGGAG TTGGAGAATGAAAGTGAACTTAGATCTACTGCTGAGGAAGATTCGGAAAGAGTCGAGGAAGAAGTAGTGGAGGAATCAGGGGAAGGCAGTGATGATGAGCTAGCAGAGCATTCAGCCACAGAGAAGACAGCTGGGACAGCCTCACCAATTCCACCAAAAAAG AAATTCAAATGGTGGAAGGTGGCTGCCATTGGGGCTACCATTGCAGCTGGCTCtgtggtgggtggagctacTTTTGTTGTTGCTGCACCACTTGTAGTGGCTGGTCTTGGCTTCACAGCTGGTGGGATAGCAGCTGGATCAGCAGCAGCGTCCATGATGTCAGTCTTGGCTCCCACTGTGGCTGGAGGAATTGTGGCTACACTACAGTCTGTTGGAGCTATTGGGTTCAGTGCTGCAGGCGTTGCGGCCCTGGCTGGTGCTGGAGGCACTGTTGGAGCAGCTGCAGCAACTGCGGGTACAGTAGCATTGGCCAGTAAGAAGGTGAACAAGAGCAAGACTGCTAAAGATTAA
- the LOC135342468 gene encoding uncharacterized protein LOC135342468: MTIYSKYVVLVGDVSVGKSSMIKGITNQSNGFPPDPLHIGFDFAIRSFQVDDRVAKLQIWDTAGRERFRTMNAAYYRGCSGLLLLYDISNELSFTHLSRWLDEVKEHSTENVQIMVLGNKCDLVESRQVSTERGRMFAEEHGLKFMETNVVTGENVEKAFLILTRDMRS, translated from the coding sequence ATGACTATCTATTCAAAGTACGTGGTCCTAGTGGGTGATGTGAGTGTTGGAAAGAGCTCCATGATCAAAGGAATCACTAATCAGTCTAATGGATTTCCACCTGATCCTCTACACATTGGCTTTGACTTTGCCATCCGTTCCTTTCAAGTGGACGATAGAGTGGCCAAGTTACAAATTTGGGATACAGCTGGTCGTGAGCGATTTCGAACCATGAATGCTGCATATTATAGAGGGTGCTCAGGACTTCTATTATTGTACGACATTTCTAACGAATTGAGCTTTACACATTTGAGTAGATGGCTGGATGAAGTGAAGGAACATTCTACCGAAAATGTTCAGATAATGGTATTGGGTAACAAGTGTGATCTGGTTGAAAGCAGACAAGTGAGCACAGAGAGAGGAAGAATGTTTGCTGAAGAACATGGGCTCAAGTTTATGGAGACCAATGTTGTAACAGGAGAGAATGTAGAAAAAGCATTTTTGATTTTAACTAGAGACATGAGGTCATGA
- the LOC135342258 gene encoding interferon alpha-inducible protein 27-like protein 2: MSRCINPLNLSHMKQPKTPKPKELENESELISTAEEDSERVEEEVVEKSGEGSDDELAEHSGTEKTAGTVAQPIAPKKKLKWWKVAAIAGATVTAGSVVGGAAFVVAPPLIVAGLGFTAAGIIAGSPAAYMMSVLAPTVAGGIVATLQSVGAVGFSAAGVAALAGAGGTAGAAIGGGVAGGIASTMQKENKSKTAE; the protein is encoded by the exons ATGAGTAGATGTATTAACCCTCTCAATCTCTCACACATGAAACAGCCCAAGACGCCTAAGCCTAAGGAG TTAGAGAATGAAAGTGAACTTATATCTACTGCTGAGGAAGATTCGGAAAGAGTCGAGGAAGAAGTGGTGGAGAAATCGGGGGAGGGCAGTGATGATGAGCTAGCAGAGCATTCAGGCACAGAGAAGACAGCTGGGACAGTTGCTCAACCAATTGCACCAAAAAAG AAACTCAAATGGTGGAAGGTGGCTGCCATTGCCGGGGCTACCGTTACAGCTGGCTCtgtggtgggtggagctgcTTTTGTTGTTGCTCCACCACTTATAGTGGCTGGTCTCGGCTTCACAGCTGCTGGGATAATAGCTGGATCACCAGCAGCGTACATGATGTCAGTCTTGGCTCCCACTGTGGCTGGAGGAATTGTGGCCACACTACAGTCTGTTGGAGCTGTTGGGTTCAGTGCTGCAGGCGTTGCGGCCCTGGCTGGTGCTGGAGGCACTGCAGGAGCAGCGATTGGTGGTGGAGTAGCTGGTGGAATAGCATCGACCATGCAGAAGGAGAACAAGAGCAAGACTGCCGAGTGA
- the LOC135342207 gene encoding uncharacterized protein LOC135342207 isoform X2 has product MSRSNPLRLGLSHMEQSQRFVRPISLKPGFMNEKDVLENESELRPTTEEDSERVEEEVVEISGEGIDELAENSSTEETVTPRTVVQSTTQKKKDVLENESELRPITEEDSERVEEEVLEILGEGSGTIQSTPQKKKVSWWKLTAIAAGSVVGGATVVVAAPLVVAGLGFTAGGIASGSIAASMMSAMAPTVAGGIVATLQSVGAAGFSAAGVAALAGAGGTVGAAATAGTVALASRRENENESSETAEDETT; this is encoded by the exons ATGAGTAGATCTAACCCTCTGAGGCTGGGCCTGTCACACATGGAACAGTCCCAGAGATTTGTAAGGCCTATAAGTCTAAAACCTGGCTTTATGAATGAG aAAGATGTGTTGGAGAACGAAAGTGAACTTAGACCTACCACTGAAGAAGATTCGGAAAGAGTCGAGGAAGAAGTAGTGGAGATATCGGGGGAGGGAATTGATGAGCTAGCAGAGAATTCATCCACAGAGGAGACAGTGACACCTAGGACGGTTGTTCAATCAACCACACAGAAAAAG AAAGATGTGTTGGAGAACGAAAGTGAACTTAGACCTATCACTGAAGAGGATTCAGAAAGAGTCGAGGAAGAAGTGTTGGAGATATTGGGGGAGGGAAGTG GGACGATTCAATCAACCCCACAGAAAAAG AAAGTCTCATGGTGGAAGTTGACTGCCATTGCAGCTGGCTCtgtggtgggtggagctactgttgttgttgctgcacCACTTGTAGTGGCTGGTCTCGGCTTCACAGCTGGTGGGATAGCATCTGGATCCATCGCAGCATCCATGATGTCAGCTATGGCTCCCACTGTGGCCGGAGGAATTGTGGCCACACTACAGTCTGTTGGAGCTGCTGGGTTCAGTGCTGCAGGCGTTGCGGCCTTGGCTGGTGCTGGAGGCACTGTAGGAGCAGCAGCGACTGCTGGTACAGTAGCATTGGCCAGTAGGAGGGAGAACGAGAATGAGAGTTCTGAGACTGCTGAAGATGAAACTACGTGA
- the LOC135343420 gene encoding uncharacterized protein LOC135343420 — MVIICSSMFLLAPKWLIIEPKSPQALKTIYQVLKFAAKHKAPIYRSALTYWEENVPSRLDLGKTKFGGPFTTEQVEDVKTFLRILVLSFPIFIILEACAGIYNNARSTEFDKTLKDYLNLNITECASNMVYIFSFNPWLSGIVATVVYEFALHPLVRNKVSRSIQRIGGAALFSLLQSILNLAITFSPYAWVSVFYTGTLSGFVFALLTNGILEFVCAQSPYNMRGLLTGYVMFILLLSLSLNYLIKFILISRHIYLQYHIVPSLLTALSLFGLVLYCLLARWYKRRVRDEEYNAHRVVEEVYDRYLANVQ, encoded by the coding sequence ATGGTGATCATTTGTTCTTCAATGTTTCTGCTAGCTCCAAAATGGCTAATTATAgagccaaagtcacctcaAGCCCTTAAAActatctaccaagttctcaagtttgcagccaagcacaaggctcctatttatcgcagtgctctcacatactgggaggaaaaCGTACCCTCTAGATTAGACCTGGGGAAAACAAAATTTGGTGGACcgttcactacagagcaagttgaagatgtgaaaacctttctaagaaTACTCGTGTTGTCTTTTCCAATATTCATAATTTTAGAAGCATGTGCAGGCATTTATAACAATGCTAGATCCACGGAGTTTGACAAAACACTGAAGGATTATCTCAACCTCAACATCACTGAATGTGCTTCAAACATGGTATATATTTTTAGTTTCAACCCTTGGTTGAGTGGTATTGTTGCAACAGTAGTTTACGAATTTGCATTGCATCCATTGGTAAGAAACAAAGTTTCTAGATCTATCCAGCGAATTGGAGGTGCAGCTCTGTTTAGCCTGTTACAGAGTATTCTAAACTTGGCTATCACATTCAGTCCATATGCGTGGGTATCAGTATTTTACACGGGAACTCTCAGTGGTTTTGTATTTGCACTATTGACAAATGGCATTTTGGaatttgtgtgtgcccagtCACCATACAATATGCGTGGACTTCTCACAGGATATGTGATGTTTATATTGCTTCTCTCACTATCTCTGAACTACCTTATCAAATTTATACTAATTTCAAGGCATATATATTTACAATATCACATTGTCCCTTCATTATTAACTGCACTGAGTCTGTTTGGATtggtcctgtactgcctcctggctcgttggtataagaggagagttagagacgaggagtacaatgcacacagagtcgTGGAGGAAGTATACGATCGATACCTTGCTAATGTACAGTAG
- the LOC135342218 gene encoding uncharacterized protein LOC135342218 isoform X2: MSRSINPLGLSPMKQPKTPMPKELENESELRSTAEEDSERVEEEVVEESGEGSDDELAEHSATEKTAGTASPIPPKKASTITGTASPKKKFKWWKVAAIGATIAAGSVVGGATFVVAAPLVVAGLGFTAGGIAAGSAAASMMSVLAPTVAGGIVATLQSVGAIGFSAAGVAALAGAGGTVGAAAATAGTVALASKKVNKSKTAKD; the protein is encoded by the exons ATGAGTAGATCTATTAACCCTCTCGGCTTGTCACCCATGAAACAGCCCAAGACGCCTATGCCTAAGGAG TTGGAGAATGAAAGTGAACTTAGATCTACTGCTGAGGAAGATTCGGAAAGAGTCGAGGAAGAAGTAGTGGAGGAATCAGGGGAAGGCAGTGATGATGAGCTAGCAGAGCATTCAGCCACAGAGAAGACAGCTGGGACAGCCTCACCAATTCCACCAAAAAAG GCTTCTACGATAACTGGGACAGCCTCACCAAAAAAG AAATTCAAATGGTGGAAGGTGGCTGCCATTGGGGCTACCATTGCAGCTGGCTCtgtggtgggtggagctacTTTTGTTGTTGCTGCACCACTTGTAGTGGCTGGTCTTGGCTTCACAGCTGGTGGGATAGCAGCTGGATCAGCAGCAGCGTCCATGATGTCAGTCTTGGCTCCCACTGTGGCTGGAGGAATTGTGGCTACACTACAGTCTGTTGGAGCTATTGGGTTCAGTGCTGCAGGCGTTGCGGCCCTGGCTGGTGCTGGAGGCACTGTTGGAGCAGCTGCAGCAACTGCGGGTACAGTAGCATTGGCCAGTAAGAAGGTGAACAAGAGCAAGACTGCTAAAGATTAA
- the LOC135342218 gene encoding uncharacterized protein LOC135342218 isoform X1 produces the protein MSRSINPLGLSPMKQPKTPMPKELENESELRSTAEEDSERVEEEVVEESGEGSDDELAEHSATEKTAGTASPIPPKKKASTITGTASPKKKFKWWKVAAIGATIAAGSVVGGATFVVAAPLVVAGLGFTAGGIAAGSAAASMMSVLAPTVAGGIVATLQSVGAIGFSAAGVAALAGAGGTVGAAAATAGTVALASKKVNKSKTAKD, from the exons ATGAGTAGATCTATTAACCCTCTCGGCTTGTCACCCATGAAACAGCCCAAGACGCCTATGCCTAAGGAG TTGGAGAATGAAAGTGAACTTAGATCTACTGCTGAGGAAGATTCGGAAAGAGTCGAGGAAGAAGTAGTGGAGGAATCAGGGGAAGGCAGTGATGATGAGCTAGCAGAGCATTCAGCCACAGAGAAGACAGCTGGGACAGCCTCACCAATTCCACCAAAAAAG AAGGCTTCTACGATAACTGGGACAGCCTCACCAAAAAAG AAATTCAAATGGTGGAAGGTGGCTGCCATTGGGGCTACCATTGCAGCTGGCTCtgtggtgggtggagctacTTTTGTTGTTGCTGCACCACTTGTAGTGGCTGGTCTTGGCTTCACAGCTGGTGGGATAGCAGCTGGATCAGCAGCAGCGTCCATGATGTCAGTCTTGGCTCCCACTGTGGCTGGAGGAATTGTGGCTACACTACAGTCTGTTGGAGCTATTGGGTTCAGTGCTGCAGGCGTTGCGGCCCTGGCTGGTGCTGGAGGCACTGTTGGAGCAGCTGCAGCAACTGCGGGTACAGTAGCATTGGCCAGTAAGAAGGTGAACAAGAGCAAGACTGCTAAAGATTAA
- the LOC135342203 gene encoding eukaryotic translation initiation factor 2 subunit 1-like: MSLSCRFYKHRYPKLEDVVMVNVRSIAEMGAYVTLLEYNNTEGMIMLSELSRRRIRSINKLVRIGRNECVVVIRVDETKGYIDLSKRRVSPEEIQKCEEKYSKGKTVNSILRNVASKLEYENEQLESLYERTAWTLEDKTGIPSSSYDLFKKAVVNPEVLDDCIFESDEEKETLITNIKHRLTPHPVKIRADVEVSCYAYEGIDAVKSALKAGLTQSTEAFPIKINLIAPPQYVITVTTLERTEGIAKLNTAIQIIRETIEEKDGLFNIKMEPKVVTDVDEEELRKQMEELQLANQEVAGDDDASDNEAGAENGDD, translated from the exons ATGTCTCTCTCCTGTCGATTCTACAAGCACAGATACCCCAAGCTAGAAGATGTAGTGATGGTTAACGTGCGCTCTATAGCGGAAATGGGCGCATACGTAACGCTACTAGAGTACAACAACACAGAGGGAATGATCATGCTCAGCGAGTTGTCTAGGAGAAGAATAAGATCTATTAACAAGCTGGTGAGGATTGGACGGAACGAGTGTGTGGTGGTGATCAGAGTAGACGAAACAAAAG GTTACATTGATCTATCCAAGCGACGTGTGTCCCCCGAAGAGATACAAAAATGTGAAGAAAAGTATTCCAAAGGAAAAACG GTGAACAGCATCCTGAGGAACGTGGCGTCAAAGTTGGAGTATGAGAACGAACAGCTGGAGAGTCTCTACGAGCGAACGGCCTGGACCCTGGAAGACAAGACTGGTATCCCAAGTAGCTCCTACGACCTCTTCAAGAAGGCTGTTGT AAACCCTGAAGTGTTGGATGACTGCATATTTGAGAGTGATGAAGAGAAGGAAACACTCATCACTAACATCAAGCACCGACTTACCCCACACCCCGTCAAGATCAGAGCAG ATGTGGAAGTGTCCTGCTATGCTTATGAAGGCATCGACGCTGTCAAGAGTGCACTGAAAGCTGGTCTGACGCAATCCACTGAGGCCTTCCCTATCAAAATCAATTTAATAGCCCCACCCCAATATGTCATCACCGTGACAACCTTAGAGCGGACTGAAGGAATAGCCAAGCTCAACACTGCTATTCAGATCATCAGGGAAACTATTGAAGAGAAAGATGGCCTCTTTAATATCAAAATGGAG CCGAAGGTGGTGACTGATGTGGATGAAGAGGAGTTGAGGAAGCAAATGGAAGAGCTGCAGCTGGCCAATCAAGAGGTTGCCGGGGATGATGACGCCTCTGATAATGAGGCAGGGGCTGAAAATGGGGACGATTGA
- the LOC135342214 gene encoding uncharacterized protein LOC135342214 encodes MNEKDVLENESELRPTTEEDLERVEEEVVEISGEGIDELAENSSTEETVTPRTVVQSTTQKKKDVLENESELRPITEEDSERVEEEVMEISREGSDELAEHSSTEETVTPRTAEQSTTQKKKVSWWKLTAIAAGSVVGGATVVAAAPLVVAGLGFTAGGIASGSIAASMMSAMAPTMAGGIVATLQSVGAAGFSAAGVAALAGAGGTAGAAVTAALASRRENENESSEIAEDETT; translated from the exons ATGAATGAG AAAGATGTGTTGGAGAACGAAAGTGAACTTAGACCTACCACTGAAGAAGATTTGGAAAGAGTCGAGGAAGAAGTAGTGGAGATATCGGGGGAGGGAATTGATGAGCTAGCAGAGAATTCATCCACAGAGGAGACAGTGACACCTAGGACGGTTGTTCAATCAACCACACAGAAAAAG AAAGATGTGTTGGAGAACGAAAGTGAACTTAGACCTATCACTGAAGAAGATTCAGAAAGAGTCGAGGAAGAAGTGATGGAGATATCGAGGGAGGGAAGTGATGAGCTAGCAGAGCATTCGTCCACGGAGGAGACAGTGACACCTAGGACGGCTGAACAATCAACCACACAGAAAAAG AAAGTCTCATGGTGGAAGTTGACTGCCATTGCAGCTGGCTCtgtggtgggtggagctacTGTTGTTGCTGCTGCACCACTTGTAGTGGCTGGTCTCGGCTTCACAGCTGGTGGGATAGCATCTGGATCCATCGCAGCATCCATGATGTCAGCTATGGCTCCCACTATGGCCGGAGGAATTGTGGCCACACTACAGTCTGTTGGAGCTGCTGGGTTCAGTGCTGCAGGCGTTGCGGCCCTGGCTGGTGCTGGAGGCACTGCAGGAGCAGCAGTGACTGCAGCATTGGCCAGTAGGAGGGAGAACGAGAATGAGAGTTCCGAGATTGCTGAAGATGAAACTACGTGA